In Pseudoalteromonas carrageenovora IAM 12662, the following proteins share a genomic window:
- a CDS encoding PAS domain-containing hybrid sensor histidine kinase/response regulator codes for MTAVLIIVALGYIGVLFWLANWGDKTTPLAKRISHHPFVYSLSLGIYCTSWTYYGSVGTAATSSWSYLPILLGPALLFFFGQGFLRKLVLVSKKQNITTIADFISARYGKRQTTAIMVTLIALLATIPYIALQLKALSTSFLLLQSSNKISGDMLALSATLIMAMFAIFFGTRKVDVTEYRSGLMLAVAFESMIKLIALVAVAGLAVYTLFNMPVATSNKVSESIWQHWADFNFFSFNFIGQSLMAAAAIICLPRQFHVTVVDNQDKRHLFTARWAFPLYLLLTAAMILPIATAAIHPDIGSGFSPDSFVLALPLIHDQAFLTTFVFIGGLSAATAMIVVATLTLSTMISNDVVLPLMLRRKFKRNLITSSYKSRILLVRRFTIAGILILAYFYQQWFGHSSALASMGLVAFSLVTQLLPSIVGGLYWRKGHAYGVYAGLVAGFICWILFLMMPILDAGAVIDSELQQTLITRGTLIALFANIGCYISFSLGAEERLIDKIQAAAFVNPKDQAILSRRLNKNVKATVYDFKILLQTFLGIQRSQQVLAHYALAHHLNDNSGHPEPEFIAYCERALTGVLGASSAQALIHTVSSGKRMAFEEVVNFFDETTQALQFNQNLLYTSLENLSHGISVVDKDLNLVAWNKRYGEMFGYPEGFLEVGQPIQDIIRYNAERGECGPGEIDRQVEKRVQHLKNGSSHHFIRHRRNGQVYEMIGNPLPDGGFVTSFSDITNHISTQNALEEINMDLENRIEARTQEVQTINKDLQAQIDSRVQTEQALTLAKREAEQANDSKTRFLTLASHDILQPLNAARLYLAAIDEKQLDKTNQNSFDKLGDSLDSTVHLMSALLEIAKLEQGAMTPTPRHFSIDDILAPLQSEYAILSSDKGLKLSVRSNQQIVHSDITYLRRIIQNLVSNAVKYTDKGRVLIACRNRKHNLRIEVWDTGPGISEVEQAKIFNDFYRIEAGDNKGVGLGLGVVKRMADLLSLELDVHSEPGKGSRFSIEVPYGDGQFVQQKPAASSLIENRAAINIVAVDDDPENLAAMASLLKKWQANYTLFDDVDKVLEHAKQNKAPDVILMDYQLGNECDGITLIKTLREIWQGDIPAILITAVRDTELKQETKAANIHYLSKPIKPGKLKALLNHST; via the coding sequence ATGACTGCCGTACTCATTATTGTTGCTTTAGGTTATATAGGTGTGCTGTTTTGGCTTGCCAACTGGGGCGATAAAACAACACCATTGGCAAAGCGTATAAGCCATCACCCTTTTGTATATTCTTTATCTTTAGGTATTTATTGTACATCGTGGACCTACTATGGCTCTGTAGGTACAGCAGCCACCAGCAGCTGGAGTTATTTACCCATATTATTAGGCCCTGCACTGTTGTTTTTTTTCGGCCAAGGGTTTTTACGCAAACTGGTGTTAGTAAGTAAAAAGCAAAACATAACCACCATTGCCGACTTTATTTCTGCGCGTTATGGCAAGCGCCAAACCACTGCAATTATGGTAACTTTAATCGCATTATTAGCGACTATTCCTTATATTGCGCTGCAATTAAAAGCCCTTAGTACCAGCTTTTTACTGCTGCAAAGTAGTAATAAAATATCGGGCGATATGCTCGCGCTTTCGGCCACATTAATTATGGCAATGTTTGCAATATTTTTTGGTACGCGCAAAGTGGATGTAACAGAGTACCGCTCTGGTTTAATGCTTGCTGTAGCATTTGAGTCGATGATAAAACTTATTGCACTTGTTGCAGTAGCAGGGCTTGCTGTTTACACCCTTTTTAATATGCCTGTCGCAACCTCGAATAAAGTAAGCGAGTCTATTTGGCAGCACTGGGCCGATTTTAACTTTTTTAGTTTTAACTTTATTGGCCAATCGCTCATGGCTGCTGCGGCAATTATATGTTTACCGCGTCAATTTCATGTAACCGTGGTCGACAACCAAGACAAGCGCCATTTATTTACTGCACGCTGGGCGTTTCCGCTTTATTTACTGCTTACCGCCGCGATGATTTTACCCATTGCCACCGCTGCTATTCATCCCGATATTGGCTCAGGTTTCTCCCCCGACAGCTTTGTATTAGCACTTCCGTTAATTCATGACCAAGCATTTTTAACCACCTTTGTATTTATAGGCGGGTTGAGCGCTGCAACCGCAATGATAGTCGTTGCAACACTTACGCTAAGTACTATGATCTCAAACGATGTAGTATTACCCCTAATGCTACGTCGTAAATTTAAACGTAATTTAATTACCAGTAGCTATAAATCGCGCATATTACTTGTTAGGCGTTTTACTATTGCTGGCATATTAATTTTGGCCTATTTTTATCAGCAATGGTTTGGCCACAGTAGTGCGCTGGCCAGTATGGGCTTAGTTGCATTTTCGTTGGTTACACAATTATTACCCTCAATAGTCGGTGGTTTATATTGGCGAAAAGGCCATGCTTATGGCGTATATGCAGGCTTAGTGGCGGGCTTTATTTGTTGGATATTATTTTTAATGATGCCAATACTTGATGCTGGCGCAGTGATTGATAGCGAGCTGCAACAAACGCTTATTACTCGAGGTACTTTAATTGCGCTGTTTGCCAATATTGGTTGTTACATTAGCTTTTCGTTAGGAGCAGAGGAGCGCTTAATTGATAAAATTCAAGCAGCTGCATTTGTTAATCCTAAAGATCAGGCTATTTTATCTCGCCGCTTAAACAAAAACGTTAAAGCCACGGTTTACGATTTTAAAATACTTTTGCAAACCTTTTTAGGTATTCAGCGCAGCCAGCAAGTTTTAGCTCATTATGCGCTAGCGCATCATTTAAATGACAACAGCGGACACCCTGAGCCTGAATTTATAGCTTACTGCGAGCGCGCACTAACCGGTGTATTAGGTGCATCTTCTGCTCAAGCACTTATTCATACAGTGTCATCGGGTAAACGCATGGCCTTTGAAGAAGTAGTCAACTTTTTTGACGAAACCACACAAGCCCTTCAATTTAACCAAAATTTATTGTATACCTCGCTCGAAAATTTAAGCCACGGTATTTCGGTTGTCGATAAAGATCTAAACCTAGTTGCATGGAATAAACGCTACGGCGAAATGTTTGGCTACCCCGAGGGCTTTTTAGAAGTAGGCCAACCCATACAAGACATTATTAGATACAACGCAGAGCGCGGTGAATGTGGCCCCGGCGAAATAGACCGCCAAGTAGAAAAACGTGTTCAACATTTAAAAAATGGCAGCTCTCATCACTTTATACGCCATCGCCGCAATGGCCAAGTATACGAAATGATTGGTAACCCACTACCTGATGGCGGCTTTGTAACGAGCTTTTCGGATATTACTAATCACATTAGTACGCAAAATGCCCTTGAAGAAATAAACATGGATCTTGAAAACCGCATAGAAGCGCGAACACAAGAAGTACAAACCATTAATAAAGACTTACAAGCACAAATAGATAGCCGCGTACAAACAGAGCAAGCACTTACTTTAGCCAAGCGCGAAGCAGAGCAGGCCAACGACAGTAAAACGCGGTTTTTAACGCTCGCGAGCCACGATATTTTGCAGCCACTTAATGCAGCACGATTATACCTTGCCGCTATTGATGAAAAACAGCTCGATAAAACTAATCAAAATAGCTTTGATAAGCTTGGCGATAGCCTAGATTCTACGGTGCATTTAATGTCGGCATTATTAGAAATTGCCAAGCTAGAACAAGGCGCCATGACCCCTACCCCACGCCATTTTTCTATTGATGATATTTTAGCGCCACTGCAAAGTGAGTACGCTATTTTATCAAGCGATAAAGGCCTTAAACTTAGCGTGCGCTCAAATCAGCAAATAGTGCACAGCGATATAACCTATCTACGTCGTATTATTCAAAACTTAGTATCGAACGCTGTTAAATATACCGACAAAGGCCGAGTACTTATTGCCTGTAGAAACCGTAAACACAATTTACGAATAGAAGTATGGGATACAGGCCCTGGTATTAGCGAAGTAGAACAAGCTAAAATATTTAACGACTTTTACCGCATAGAAGCCGGTGACAACAAAGGTGTAGGCCTCGGGCTTGGCGTTGTAAAACGTATGGCCGATTTATTAAGCTTAGAACTTGATGTGCACTCAGAGCCAGGTAAAGGCAGCCGCTTTAGTATTGAAGTACCCTACGGCGATGGGCAATTTGTACAACAAAAACCAGCCGCTAGCAGCTTAATAGAAAACCGCGCGGCTATTAATATAGTGGCTGTTGACGACGACCCAGAAAATCTAGCAGCTATGGCCAGCTTACTTAAAAAGTGGCAAGCCAATTACACCTTATTTGACGATGTCGACAAGGTGCTTGAGCATGCAAAACAAAATAAAGCGCCAGATGTAATTTTAATGGATTATCAATTAGGCAATGAGTGCGATGGCATCACTTTAATTAAAACGCTCAGAGAGATATGGCAAGGCGATATTCCGGCTATTTTAATTACCGCAGTGCGCGACACCGAGCTAAAACAAGAAACCAAAGCAGCTAATATTCATTATTTAAGCAAACCCATTAAGCCTGGTAAGCTAAAAGCACTGCTTAATCACAGTACTTAA
- a CDS encoding DUF4212 domain-containing protein, producing the protein MAFKDEEQAKAYWAENISLLFKLLAVWFVVSFGFGILLVDVLNEVRFFGFKLGFWFSQQGAIYTFVALIFVYVFKMNTLDKKYSVDE; encoded by the coding sequence ATGGCTTTTAAAGATGAAGAACAAGCAAAAGCTTATTGGGCAGAAAACATTTCACTACTGTTTAAATTACTAGCAGTGTGGTTTGTGGTCTCGTTTGGCTTTGGCATATTACTGGTAGATGTACTTAATGAAGTACGTTTTTTTGGGTTTAAACTTGGCTTCTGGTTCTCCCAGCAAGGCGCGATTTACACCTTTGTTGCTTTGATTTTTGTGTACGTTTTCAAAATGAATACGTTAGATAAAAAATACAGCGTAGACGAATAG
- a CDS encoding sodium:solute symporter family protein — translation MDVQTLTFIIVGLSFALYIGIAIWARAGSTKEFYVAGGGVPPLANGMATAADWMSAASFISMAGIISFAGYDGGVYLMGWTGGYVLLAMCLAPYLRKFGKFTVPDFIGDRYYSQTARVVAILCAIFICFTYIAGQMRGVGVVFSRFLEVEIETGVYIGMVIVFFYAVLGGMKGITYTQVAQYCVLVFAYLVPAIFISMMMTGHFFPQTGFGATLIGTDGVYVLDKLDGLSAELGFAQYTEGSKSMIDVFAITGALMVGTAGLPHVIVRFFTVPRVKDTRISAAWTLVFIAIVYTTAPAVASFARVNMIDTINGKDGSGTEYAEAPAWIKNWERTGLITFDDKNGDGKMFYTAGKIEDPNSANEVKVDRDIMVLANPEIANLPAWVIALVAAGGIAAALSTTAGLLLVISTSVSHDLLKRTLKPDISDKQELLAARLAAMVAIVISAYFGINPPGFVASVVAFAFGLAAASFFPAIIMGIFSKTMNREGAIAGMVTGIGFTAAYIIFFKFVSPELNSPENWFLGISPEGIGLVGMIINFVVAATVLKFTQPTPVEIQEMVEGIRNPKGSAGAHAH, via the coding sequence ATGGATGTTCAAACACTCACATTTATAATTGTTGGTTTAAGCTTTGCGCTTTATATCGGCATCGCAATTTGGGCTCGAGCGGGCTCAACTAAAGAATTTTACGTAGCGGGCGGCGGCGTACCACCACTTGCTAATGGCATGGCAACAGCTGCAGATTGGATGAGCGCCGCGTCGTTTATTTCAATGGCGGGTATTATTTCGTTCGCAGGGTATGATGGCGGCGTTTACTTAATGGGGTGGACCGGCGGTTATGTATTACTCGCTATGTGTTTAGCGCCTTACTTACGTAAATTCGGCAAATTCACGGTACCTGATTTTATTGGCGATCGTTACTATTCACAAACAGCGCGTGTTGTTGCTATTTTGTGTGCCATATTTATTTGTTTTACTTACATTGCAGGGCAAATGCGCGGCGTAGGCGTGGTATTTTCTCGCTTTTTAGAAGTAGAAATTGAAACCGGTGTATACATTGGTATGGTGATTGTATTCTTTTATGCAGTACTTGGCGGCATGAAAGGCATTACCTACACGCAAGTAGCACAGTACTGTGTGCTTGTATTTGCATACCTTGTTCCTGCTATTTTTATCTCAATGATGATGACAGGCCACTTCTTCCCACAAACAGGTTTTGGCGCCACACTTATTGGCACCGACGGCGTTTATGTACTCGATAAGTTAGACGGTTTAAGTGCAGAGCTTGGCTTTGCCCAATACACCGAAGGCTCTAAGAGCATGATTGACGTATTTGCCATTACAGGTGCGTTAATGGTGGGTACTGCTGGTTTACCACATGTAATTGTTCGCTTTTTCACTGTACCTCGTGTTAAAGACACACGTATTTCAGCTGCGTGGACACTGGTATTTATTGCTATTGTCTATACCACAGCACCAGCGGTTGCCTCATTTGCTCGTGTAAACATGATTGATACCATTAACGGTAAAGACGGCAGTGGTACAGAGTACGCAGAAGCACCTGCGTGGATTAAAAACTGGGAACGCACAGGCCTTATTACCTTTGATGATAAAAACGGTGATGGCAAAATGTTCTACACAGCGGGTAAAATTGAAGATCCAAATAGCGCAAACGAAGTAAAAGTAGACCGCGATATTATGGTTCTTGCTAACCCTGAAATTGCCAACTTACCAGCATGGGTAATTGCCTTAGTAGCCGCAGGGGGGATTGCAGCAGCACTATCTACTACCGCAGGTTTACTGCTGGTTATTTCGACCTCTGTTTCGCACGATTTACTCAAGCGAACCCTTAAACCCGATATTAGCGATAAGCAAGAGCTACTGGCCGCTCGATTAGCTGCGATGGTTGCTATTGTTATATCCGCTTACTTTGGTATTAATCCGCCAGGATTTGTAGCATCGGTGGTCGCGTTTGCCTTTGGTTTAGCGGCAGCGAGTTTCTTCCCAGCAATTATCATGGGTATATTCTCTAAAACAATGAACAGAGAAGGTGCAATTGCCGGCATGGTAACGGGTATTGGCTTTACCGCTGCGTATATTATCTTCTTTAAGTTTGTAAGCCCTGAGCTAAATAGTCCTGAAAATTGGTTCTTAGGTATTTCTCCAGAAGGCATAGGCCTAGTTGGTATGATTATTAACTTTGTAGTTGCAGCGACTGTACTTAAGTTTACTCAGCCTACACCTGTTGAAATTCAAGAAATGGTAGAAGGTATTCGTAATCCTAAAGGGTCGGCTGGAGCACATGCTCACTAA
- a CDS encoding DUF294 nucleotidyltransferase-like domain-containing protein, with product MSVEQQEVAQYVCMQAPFSMLQTSACEYFVSHLDCVYLTRENQAQWLQSESPKLFLIRSGLYDLVDAKGDVVTRLAQGDYFGYPSLLTGEAIQNRLAVQKEGIVYMLSQEHFDFLRREYKPFEQYFVRAHANRLLSSHYKSKNDSWSERKISELMTRKAITLAPDASIRQSAKKMKEHGVSSIMITEHAHLVGVVTDRDLRNRVLADEVDPKEAVSSIMTAKPKFIFENNRVFSALHLMLKYNIHHLPVLDENHKPLGMLTSTDLLRQQKSDPVQLIGRIYKAHTITDLKRYAKEIPELLRSFSYNIDDISLIGKLLSGLTDALTSRLIHLFQEDNGAAPTSFSFICFGSQAREEQTLHSDQDNGLLLPDDLSDEQHAYFKHMGEFVCEQLVECGIRRCPGNIMASSDLCRMSISDWCERFFKWIKSPTPNAMLNCKIFFDLRFIEGSNALYSSFCEQLTRISRNELFYAAMATDISSNSVPIGLFNKFKTEKTDQNNKYIDLKTRGVVIINDIARLYALKAGIRRANTQERLDALLKHSLLSKKDIYNLKDCWRFLTQLRLSTQINEEGLPSNCINPDKLNSLERHQLKEAFYLVKQAQQAAAFKFARGSL from the coding sequence ATGAGTGTAGAACAACAAGAAGTAGCCCAGTATGTGTGTATGCAAGCGCCTTTTAGTATGTTGCAAACAAGTGCATGCGAATACTTTGTAAGCCATTTAGATTGTGTTTACCTAACACGCGAAAACCAAGCACAATGGCTGCAAAGCGAAAGTCCAAAGCTCTTTTTAATTCGCTCAGGTTTGTACGACTTGGTTGATGCCAAAGGCGACGTAGTAACGCGTTTAGCGCAAGGTGATTATTTTGGTTACCCCTCGCTTTTAACCGGAGAAGCAATACAAAATAGGTTAGCGGTTCAAAAAGAGGGCATAGTGTATATGCTCAGCCAAGAGCACTTTGATTTTTTACGCCGTGAATACAAACCGTTTGAGCAATATTTTGTAAGGGCGCACGCAAACCGTTTACTCTCATCACATTATAAAAGTAAAAACGATAGCTGGTCTGAGCGTAAAATATCTGAGCTTATGACCCGCAAAGCGATAACTTTAGCGCCCGATGCGAGCATTAGGCAAAGTGCTAAAAAAATGAAAGAGCATGGCGTGTCTTCAATTATGATCACCGAACATGCCCATTTAGTAGGTGTAGTTACTGACCGTGATTTACGTAACAGGGTACTTGCCGACGAAGTAGACCCAAAAGAAGCTGTTAGCAGCATAATGACCGCTAAACCCAAGTTTATTTTTGAAAATAACCGCGTGTTTTCTGCGCTGCATTTAATGCTTAAATATAATATTCACCACTTACCTGTACTTGATGAAAACCATAAACCGTTGGGTATGCTTACTAGCACCGATTTACTACGCCAGCAAAAAAGCGATCCAGTACAACTCATTGGCCGCATTTATAAAGCGCATACCATTACTGACTTAAAACGCTACGCAAAAGAAATTCCTGAGCTCCTACGTAGTTTTTCATACAACATTGATGATATATCACTAATTGGTAAATTATTAAGCGGTTTAACCGATGCACTAACATCGCGCCTTATTCATTTATTTCAAGAAGATAATGGTGCAGCGCCCACCAGTTTTAGCTTTATTTGTTTTGGCTCGCAAGCGCGAGAAGAGCAAACCCTGCACTCAGACCAAGACAACGGTTTACTACTGCCTGATGATTTAAGTGATGAACAACACGCTTACTTTAAACATATGGGGGAGTTTGTATGTGAACAGTTAGTAGAGTGCGGAATTAGACGTTGCCCTGGAAATATTATGGCCAGCAGCGATTTATGCCGAATGAGTATAAGTGACTGGTGTGAGCGCTTTTTTAAATGGATAAAAAGCCCAACGCCAAACGCCATGCTTAACTGTAAAATATTTTTTGATTTGCGCTTTATTGAAGGCTCAAATGCCTTGTACAGCAGCTTTTGTGAGCAGCTTACTCGCATATCTCGCAATGAATTATTTTATGCCGCTATGGCAACCGATATAAGCAGTAACAGCGTACCGATTGGTCTATTTAACAAGTTTAAAACCGAAAAAACCGATCAAAATAATAAATACATAGATTTAAAAACACGTGGTGTGGTTATTATTAACGACATAGCAAGGTTATACGCACTTAAAGCTGGAATTAGGCGCGCTAATACACAAGAGCGATTAGATGCGCTTTTAAAGCACAGCTTACTCAGTAAAAAGGATATATATAATTTAAAAGATTGCTGGCGATTCTTAACTCAACTGCGCTTAAGTACTCAGATAAATGAAGAGGGATTACCAAGTAACTGTATTAATCCTGATAAGTTAAATTCGCTTGAGCGCCATCAGTTAAAAGAAGCTTTTTACTTAGTTAAGCAAGCGCAGCAAGCCGCCGCGTTTAAATTTGCTCGTGGCAGTTTATAA
- a CDS encoding 3'-5' exonuclease — MVKKLLSEYFKKRNLLSQNALTQRYLVIDLELTGLDAKQHEIVSVAWVVIDNQCIKMSESKHLVNKDVKSLEQSPVYHGINDDTLAKGQSLTSILAQLSSHFSDCILVFHNAMLDWGFLKVALKSANINIQPKLILDTLHIEQKRLINHSCDIKQDDLTLSACRTRYELPSYHCHHALTDAQATAELLLAQCHQISRGKELQLRSII, encoded by the coding sequence ATGGTGAAAAAATTGCTTAGCGAATACTTTAAAAAGCGAAATTTATTAAGTCAAAATGCGTTAACACAGCGCTATTTAGTTATTGATTTAGAGCTAACAGGGCTTGATGCAAAACAACACGAAATTGTATCGGTAGCGTGGGTTGTAATAGATAACCAATGTATAAAAATGAGTGAGTCAAAACACTTAGTTAATAAAGATGTTAAAAGCCTAGAGCAAAGCCCTGTATATCATGGAATTAACGACGATACTTTAGCTAAAGGGCAAAGCCTTACCAGTATATTAGCGCAATTAAGCAGCCACTTTAGTGATTGTATTTTAGTGTTTCATAATGCAATGCTTGATTGGGGCTTTTTAAAAGTGGCGCTTAAAAGCGCAAATATTAATATTCAACCCAAACTCATCCTCGACACGCTCCATATAGAACAAAAACGACTAATTAATCATTCGTGTGATATAAAACAAGATGATTTAACCCTAAGTGCGTGTCGTACGCGTTATGAGTTACCAAGTTATCATTGTCATCATGCGCTTACCGATGCACAAGCGACCGCCGAATTACTACTAGCTCAGTGCCATCAAATAAGCCGTGGCAAAGAGTTGCAGTTGAGGTCAATAATTTAA
- a CDS encoding SIMPL domain-containing protein encodes MKLITTIFLTLFPIIAFANSSLPANRHIAVQGSAEILAVPDMAQISFEVISFKDKSLDAKRDVDDRVNLLLKGLSKYDVKETDVSASSLLTHNDDDMFNVESGTAINAGYVATITLKVTLRNIEKVNDFIDFALSVKINEVTNIELMSSKSSQLEAEATQGAIENAIVKGSELAKAFGAELGKIYSINSNSNRSSYGYGADSFERIVVTGSKVTRNPFKQGRYLHETITFKSSINVVFDLEVDD; translated from the coding sequence ATGAAACTCATCACTACTATTTTCTTAACCTTATTCCCAATTATCGCTTTTGCTAATTCAAGCTTACCTGCTAATCGTCATATTGCAGTGCAAGGATCAGCTGAGATATTGGCTGTGCCTGATATGGCTCAAATATCTTTTGAAGTAATAAGCTTTAAAGACAAATCACTTGATGCTAAACGTGATGTGGATGACCGAGTGAATTTGTTACTTAAAGGTTTAAGCAAGTATGATGTTAAGGAGACTGATGTTTCCGCTTCAAGCCTGTTAACTCATAATGATGACGATATGTTTAATGTCGAGAGCGGTACAGCAATAAATGCAGGATATGTAGCAACAATAACACTTAAAGTAACATTAAGAAATATTGAAAAAGTGAATGATTTTATCGATTTTGCACTAAGTGTAAAAATTAATGAAGTGACGAATATTGAGCTTATGTCTTCAAAATCTTCGCAGTTAGAAGCTGAAGCAACACAAGGCGCAATAGAAAACGCTATAGTTAAAGGAAGCGAGCTTGCTAAAGCGTTTGGGGCAGAACTTGGAAAAATTTACAGTATTAATTCAAATTCTAACCGTTCAAGTTATGGTTATGGCGCAGATAGTTTTGAGCGAATAGTAGTGACCGGCTCTAAAGTTACTAGAAATCCATTTAAGCAAGGTAGATACCTGCATGAAACTATTACATTTAAATCATCTATAAATGTGGTGTTTGATTTAGAAGTAGATGATTAA
- a CDS encoding peroxiredoxin-like family protein has protein sequence MSDESNTLKAQTEAKVAAGRKGNPAFMKGVDGSIAQAKSFQEGANALALNQNAPNFELPNQHGQLVQLTELLTKGPVVITFYRGSWCPYCNLQLKALQSRLPEIHALGAQLVAISPQVPDGSMSENEISNMDFVVLSDQNADVAASYGVAWKVPTFLLEHMRVDRGLDLESLNNGNGSILPIPATFVLNSEGRVTWRYVDVDYRTRSEPEDIINALKALS, from the coding sequence ATGAGCGATGAAAGCAACACATTAAAAGCACAAACCGAGGCAAAAGTAGCAGCAGGGCGAAAAGGTAATCCTGCTTTTATGAAAGGTGTTGATGGGAGTATTGCTCAAGCAAAATCTTTTCAAGAGGGTGCTAACGCACTTGCTCTAAACCAAAACGCGCCAAACTTTGAGTTACCAAATCAACATGGTCAATTGGTGCAGTTAACCGAGTTACTTACTAAAGGCCCCGTGGTTATTACTTTTTATCGTGGTAGTTGGTGTCCATACTGTAATTTGCAGCTAAAAGCGCTTCAATCACGCTTACCTGAAATTCATGCATTAGGCGCACAGTTGGTGGCTATTAGCCCGCAAGTGCCTGATGGCTCAATGAGCGAAAACGAAATAAGTAACATGGATTTTGTAGTACTGAGTGACCAAAATGCAGATGTTGCAGCAAGTTATGGCGTAGCGTGGAAAGTCCCTACATTTTTATTAGAGCATATGCGGGTAGACCGCGGCCTTGATTTAGAGTCGCTTAATAACGGCAATGGCAGCATTTTACCTATCCCTGCAACCTTTGTTTTAAATAGCGAAGGTAGGGTAACGTGGCGTTATGTTGATGTTGATTACCGCACACGCTCAGAGCCAGAAGATATTATTAATGCATTGAAAGCACTTAGTTAA
- the epd gene encoding erythrose-4-phosphate dehydrogenase, with translation MAIKLAINGFGRIGRNIVRALYESGLSDEIKIVAINELADPEAIAHLLKYDTSHGRFSFPVKLGEDTISVAGDTIALFCEENPVELPWQTLDVDVVLECTGVYHSREHAQLHITAGAKKVLFSHPADNDVDATIVYGINDDELKSEHTIVSNGSCTTNCVVPVIKVLDDAFSIESGAITTIHASMNDQQVIDAYHHDLRRTRAASQSIIPVDTKLARGIDRILPKFKGRFEAIAVRVPTINVTAMDLSVTVNADVDLNTVNNALKAQAKDRLEGILSYTEEPLVSVDFNHDPHSCIIDGTQTRVSHKRLIKLLVWCDNEWGFANRMLDTARAMMAK, from the coding sequence ATGGCAATCAAACTTGCAATTAATGGTTTTGGTCGTATTGGTCGAAATATTGTCCGCGCGTTGTACGAGTCAGGTTTGAGCGACGAGATAAAAATTGTTGCGATTAACGAACTTGCTGACCCTGAAGCTATTGCTCATTTATTAAAATACGACACATCCCACGGTCGTTTTTCTTTTCCTGTAAAACTTGGTGAAGACACCATTAGTGTTGCAGGCGATACCATTGCACTTTTTTGTGAAGAAAACCCAGTAGAATTACCTTGGCAAACCCTTGATGTAGATGTAGTTCTTGAATGTACTGGTGTTTATCATTCGCGTGAACACGCACAACTACACATTACTGCGGGCGCTAAAAAGGTGTTGTTTTCGCATCCGGCTGATAACGACGTAGATGCCACAATTGTTTATGGCATAAACGACGATGAGCTTAAAAGCGAGCACACTATTGTATCTAACGGCTCGTGTACCACAAATTGTGTGGTACCCGTAATTAAAGTATTAGACGATGCGTTTAGTATTGAGTCGGGCGCTATTACTACTATTCATGCTTCGATGAACGATCAGCAAGTAATTGATGCGTATCATCATGATTTACGCCGTACTCGCGCTGCGAGTCAGTCTATTATTCCGGTCGATACAAAGCTTGCCCGTGGTATAGACCGCATATTGCCTAAATTTAAAGGCCGCTTTGAAGCGATAGCGGTGCGTGTACCAACGATTAATGTTACGGCGATGGATTTAAGCGTGACGGTTAACGCTGATGTTGATTTAAATACAGTAAATAATGCACTTAAAGCACAAGCGAAAGACCGCTTAGAAGGCATTTTAAGTTACACCGAAGAGCCATTGGTATCGGTTGATTTTAATCACGACCCGCATTCTTGTATTATCGATGGCACTCAAACACGTGTTAGTCATAAAAGGCTGATAAAGTTATTAGTGTGGTGTGATAATGAATGGGGTTTTGCTAATCGTATGCTCGATACAGCTCGTGCTATGATGGCTAAGTAA